The Chanos chanos chromosome 9, fChaCha1.1, whole genome shotgun sequence genome includes the window actctcccattcccctctgttcaatcagctccactctctgaatgattaaatATTGTATAGTGGGAATTCTtcaccagctgtcaatcattattgttacacTTCATCACTTTCATCCCAACTGTATATGAGCCCTAAACTCAACTACAAGGCTGATGAGAAGGGTTCAGCCTGCCAGCCTTGATGGAGTCATATGTCTCCCAAAGAAAGTATGTGTCAAATATGGAACTCAcgtctgatccaggatcagtccagATGTGGTCTGTGTCAGCAGGTTCTGAGAGATTATGTTTTttaaccacctctctctctctctctctctctctctctctctctctctctctctctctttctctttctctctctctctctctctcttcctctctctctctctctctgcagtgtggaatGCAATATCCAACACAACACGTCCATGTCTAAGTCAgatgatgtcctgctgagaatcattgagggtcataaaaccaccctgaaaaagAAGTATGAGTGCTTATATGAAGGTGTCGCACTGAAAGAAAgccaaaccctcctcaacagcatttacacagagctctacatcacagagggagagagtgaaggagtgaatgagaaacatgaggttttacagattgaaacagcatccaggaaatgggtttctcaagacaaaccaatcagctgcaatgacatcttcaaacccCTGTCAACCAGCAGAactaaagagcagaaaaaagccTTGTCTAGTCAGGAACCTAAAGGggacagacaaaagccagaaatcagaactgtactcaccaagggcatcgctggaattggaaaaacagtctctgtgcagaagttcattctggactgggcagaaggaaggaccaatcaggacattgacttcatgttggttcttccttttagagaactgaacttggttaaagatgaacagttcagtcttcatggactcctgcaagagtttcacccagaactgaaagacttggatccaaagaaatataatgactgtaaaatgctgttcatctttgatggttttgacGAGAGTCGACTTCAGTTGAATATTCCTGAGcagctgtgtgatgtgaccaaaacatcatcagtgaatatgctgatatcaaacctcatcaaaggaaatcttcttccctctgcactcatctggataacctccagaccagcagcagccaatcagatcccctctcagttcatcagtcgtgtgacagaagtccaaggattcagtgattcacagaaagaggaatacttcagaaaaagagtcagtgatgagagtcaagccaacagaatcatctcacacatcaagacatcagtgagtcttcacatcatgtgtcacatcccagtgttctgttggatttcagccactgtgcttcaggaaatgctgcgtcaagacaatgttaaagagatccctaaaactctgactgagatgtacacacacttcctgctcattcagactaaaatgaagaagcagaaatatgaggacAAAGTTGAGAGAGACTCAAAGAATCTTCTGGAATCAAGCAAGgagatctttctgaaacttgctaaactggcttttaatcagttgctgaggggcaatgtcatgttttatgaagaggatgtgagagaatgtggcattgatgtgagtgaggccacagtgtactctgggatttgtactgagatctttaaggaggaatctgtgcttcgtcagaagaaggtctactgctttgtgcatctgagtgttcaagagttctttgctgctctctatgtgttttactgctatgtAAACAGGAACATGGAGGCTCTGGAATATTTTCTGGGGAGAGATGCCAGATATTATCTTTCCTTGGATGAGTTGCTGAAGAaagctgtggataaatctttggagagtaaggatggacgtctcgatctgtttgtccgcttccttcatggcgtctcactggagtccaaccagaaactcctacaaggcctgctgacacacacacacaacaatcagCGGAGCATCGAGGAAATAAGCCGTtacatcaaagagttaaataaagacggtgtcccacctgagagatggatcaatctactgcactgcttgactgaaatgaatgatcgcTCTCTCCACaaagaaattcaagcttttgtcaagtctgaaaattacacaactgaactctcacttgcacactgcacagcactggcctacatgtttctgatgtcagaggaggtgctggatgagtttgacctgaagaaatacaagacatcagatgagggtcgtaggagactgctcccagctgtgaggtgctgcagaaaagctctgtgagttttcagtttcacttcacaacacccactctttagaacagtggttctcaaccgGTGTGCCGTGGAATTTTGAAGAACCCAATGCATTTTTCTACAGGCTCATGAAATAGTATTTTAAATACACCAATGACACTGCTTCTTAAATAAAAAACGTTTGTAGGTAGTCACTTATttacaacttttatttttttttatctagatgGCCTTTAGTCCCATTCTCAGTTTGATTGTGAAAATAAATTGAGGTTTGGGGAGGAGGATTATTATTGTAGTGACCAGAGAAGACAGTCATTTATGGcaaactgttttaatatttaatctctAGACTGGATATATATTGCAGATATCTGTAATTCAATTGTTCCTagtcaaaaagaacattttagatATCCACAATGACATTCTACCCATTTCAGGTATCTACAACCCAGTTTATTGTCAGatatccaaaatgaaaaaccattCCTGATATCCataatgtaattctgaatatccAGAATACCATGTGACTAGTAAAAATGTCATACTGGATATCCACAATTCATATAATGAATAGTAAAAATGCAATTTCAGATATCTACTGTTACAATTATGACTAGAAACAATGCAATTGCAGACATCCACAAATGTATAGCTCTTGCTCTGATGGacttcagtgcatttttaataaattacatGATTGCCTGTCTGATTTAACTATCTGTTTGACAATTATCTGACAGTCTGCTGTAGTGTAATATGGGTCAAATCTCACTAAAGACATTATAGCCTATCATACTGCGTGTGACATTCTTCATAATCGATAACCAACTTTAAGCTGATGTGCATTGTTATTCTGGTTAACAGCAGTGTCTGGCATGTCAGAACCTCTGTGATGTCTAGACAAAGCTGATGTGTTTAGACAGGTCACAAAGACATTAATAGCAGTGTCtgaacaatctctctctctttctctctctctctctctctctggttggatgctgggtgtgtgagagcatgttctCAGTGAAAGGACTGGGGAAAAAGGCTGTTCccttgaattctgtttgtgtctttttttccttgtctgaacCATTATAAagttaaaaacattaacatttaagacagggatactgtgtgtttgatgtttagtAGTTTATGGGAGTTTATCAGGTTTTTTGTGGTTGACTGGGAGTGAAATATGGGTGAGTGAAATGATTGTTCCCTTTACACAGCAGGTTGTACTGACCATTAAAGTCACTATTTCCATTGTTTCACCATTCAtccacaaaatgaaactgagaaaaaaacaggacatgtCTGTGTTATCAGTCTACTGCGCCAatgatattttccattttcactgtTATTACCTGTTATTTATCTACTCATCAgcagtgatgtttttaacaCTGAGTGAATAATATAGTATTGTCTATATTATGGATGCCTCCTgggaaatgctgtgtttatagaGCAGctacaaatgtaatatttcaatattttaatATGAAGGATGGTTATAACATCAACATTTCAGTCAAACAACCATTTGTCTAGATTAACATTATTAATAATGTCATGATAAAATACCACCAAAGTCCAGCTCTAGAAGTGATTTACAGgatcattttattctttaaaaagtcagtgttttgttttccttctccctgtgtaGACTCAGAGACTATAACCTCActcagcagtcctgtgaaactatcgcctcagctctgaagtcagtgaactgtcccctgagagaactggacctgagtaacactggtcttcaggattcaggagtgatgATGCTCTGTGCCGCactaaagaatccaaactgtcaactggaaatactgaggtcagtcaTTCTGAATGGAGCAACGTGTTGATAAGTTTTAAAGTCATTCTATTCATATAAATATCTTTGttctaaacaaaataaacatttggacAGTCTAGACTAAACTGATGCTTATAGACAGGTCACAGAGAcatttgtatcagtgtgtgaatattatcttctctctctctgattggatgctgggagtgtgggagtgtaAGAACATGTTCACAATGAAAGGACATTTTCCAAGGCCATgagtctgtccctgtttttgatttctgtttgtttcttttctttccttgtgtggtgggagagtgaggagatgagagacagacagtctaatGGGAGCTAGgctgcagccaatcaaatcatgtTATTTTCCAGCTATTCatagtgtgtttgattttgatttgaccatAGAGATCAATGACTTCACATTCATCCAGTCATGAGTCCAGTATAATGAGTGCACTCCTTTATATGTACTGTGAtgggttttctgcttttgttctttttcctctgagctctacacagtcactgatccccatagttaacactgcagtagtgtatgaatcagtaatgaaatAAGCACATCAAATCACATTATCTGACTTGatgaaaaagatcaaagctgGGTCTGATGACAATAGTAAGACCAACAGTCAGGAGCAGAGCCACTCTCCAGAGGGAACAAACAGCATCATCAACAATGGCAGGTTTCTGATATTTCCAATCTTCTCACACAGTAGACTCTAAGAGTACAGTTACTAGTGTGCATGggtttgtttcattcagaatgGTTTAGATTGAGTGTTTTGCTGTGCGTGTTTGTTATGTCCCCGGTGGAGGGTGGTctctaggggtatgtaggggaacgtaaaggacccaccacctggttttgggacggtgtgttgatggaggaaaaacacggacacggggaaTTGATATGAAAAAAAGTGCGCGatatatttagaatatttacaaaagtgatagttacaaaatatttacaaacacaaacacacacgaaggtgggagaggacgtaGACGGTGCCAAATAaagaaactagtaaaacaaaaaccaccctgagctacaccagaaaacacacactgagctacaaaacaaaaaggtggcagagccaaaggaaacctgactacactaactagtAACCGAAATACAgaagtggcacccgcctctaacctatccctagaCAGAGTGAATGCTAACGCGGGGATCCCCTTTCTTACCTGTCCgtctccccgcgataaccaaaacatCAAAGCCAGAGAGCAATCCACTAACAGAGTCAATAACGAGAATACAGGGTCGAACACAAAATGGCAAGTTTGTTATAATAAAGGCAAAGaacacacgaaaggcaaaaTGTAGCACTGAGATCGAAATCTATCGCACAACGCATCCAGTGGcgtttaaatgttggcgctccgcgTCTGGTTGGCTGAACCGCGAGGGGCACTCCCTCCTTGGCTGGTtgaacgggagagagaggggcggggcacaacatcaggccaggGGGGTATTGCCAGCccgccacagctgggtacctgtggagggagaaagagagacagagagagacaaacgaaacaagacgcacacaaacaaaacacacagtgcgccgcacgtaacagtGTTACTTACTTAAATTCCACTCAAGCTGGACACTGGGACAAAGGGCAGTTTGATTAGTGAGAGTGATAtcagagcagtgaaaataaagcctcaCATTCACGGGAAGGCCGTACAGCTCAAGGCCTAcagtggacaacacatggaaactaagggcacatacagactcagagttaaagtaaaggagagagaagatcaccttatgtttgttgtggtgtcagATGGGCGTGACTGACTTTTGGGTGATGAGACTTGTGAGGACTTAGACCCAATTAAAAGAGTTTACTGTATCAACAGCTCCAATGATCAGAGCTATATTGTGTAGGTATAATTGTGCAGAGATTTCCAGATGTCTTTAAAGGGTTTGGTACTCTAGCATTCACATATAAGATATGATTGAAGGACGATATGCAGCCAGTAGTCCATGCTCCCAGGAGGGTCCCAGAGCCACTTGGAGATTGTCTAAAGAAAGAGTTAGACAGAATGGTGTCTCTAGGAGTgataaagaaagtggaagagccCACAGAATGGGTGAATTCAATGGTCTGTGTCAAAAAAGCAAATGGTGATCTCCACATGTGCATGGACccaaaagatttaaatgtaaatatcaaaccTAATGCAAACATGATCAAATTCCTACAAGGGAAGATCACAAAGTACAGCACAAAGTAGTGAACATTTAACACTACgtttgggtgttttttgttttggaagggACTGACATTTGGAATTTCCTCCGGTCCTGAAATACTTCACTGTGCCATGGGACATATTGTTGAGTGCATAGACTGTAAGGGATTATGGGATATCAAGTTGCCGGTCGTACACCCACTGGCCTAATTCTTCGGTCAGAAAGAATGCAGCTCTTCCAAGGAGATTAGATTGACCATCTATTtgtaatttgtctgtgtgtgagtgtgtggtttctaaacaagaaagaaataatATACAATTAGTGCAATATACCAAATAAACAGGCATTGTCAACTGACAGAAACGTAATAGAAACGTAATAGAAACGAACAGAATCAGCAACAACGACTACACCGCTAGATGGCAGCGGAGGGCATCATGTGTTATGAGGTACAATACAACATGACTAAGCAATTATACATTGCGACAGTTTGCCGTTAGGAAATTATGTAGTCGAGTTACAGGTAAAGTGCACACAACGAATCTCAATGAACATCAGCAGATAACAACACAACCgtcataaatattacatttactgAGTTGTAAAACAGGCAGATTGTTCGTGCACTTTGCTTTCGTACTCGCACCAGTTATGCTAGTATGCTGTACGATATATAAAAAGAATGAACGGCATTCTGACATGCGAACATAAGCGTACGTGTAATACAACAAGCATGTAATATTAACAGAGCAAAGTAGACAACACTTACGGTGTCATTAACGCACAACAGAATAGAAATGTTTCATCCGAACTACATGACAGGACCAACAGTGTCTCCATACAACTTTGAAGTGCGCACTAAATAAAAGCAAACTTGGGCATGTACGAATATTAACAGGGATCTTAAAGGGACAATGTCCTTTAACAACGGTAGGGAATTTTGTACatagacggtgtgtgtgtttgtgtagacaacattgtgttatgcggtgtgtgtgtgtttatgtagacaacattgtgttatgtggtgagtgtgtgtttatgtagacaacattgtgttatgcggtgtgtgtgtgtttatgtagacaacactgtgttatgcagtgtgtgtttgtgtttaggtaGATGACATTGTTCTATGGGGTCCACGCTGGAGTAGCACAATGAAAGACTCACCAAAGTGCTTCACAGCATCCAGAGACATGGGTTACAACTGAACAaagtaaaatgtcagtttgcTCTTAGAGAAATCGTGTTTTTTGGTGACAAGCTTTCAGGAGATGGTGTTAAGCTGGACAAGAACAAGGTGCAAAAGATCCTCAACACGCCCAGACCCACTGACAAAAAGTCTGTAGTACATGCAATGGGGATGATCAATTTCAGAAAATTCAGACTGAACCTGTCTTCACAAACAGTTTACCTGAGAGAACTGTTACATCATTCAAGTGAATTCAAGTGGACTAAGAATCATGAACAAGAATGGGAGAGACTGAAAACCAATCTAACTAAAGAGTCAATACTCACCTTCTCTGACTCAAAGAAACCTACCAAGATAACCACTGATCCACTGACGGTTGTCACATATGCCTCAAGGACAATGACTCAGTCTGAGAGTCACTAtgctcagactgagagagaatgtctaGGGTTAGTGTATGGGGTTGAGAAAGTCCACAGCTATGTGTACGGCTCAAATCAAAACTGATTGTGGATGAAACTGCAAAAGACAAAGTTTGCAAAGGGTCATAACAAATCTTAAGAAGAACTTTGCAGAACACAACAACTTTTAACATGTAAGTTCAAGTCTGCTGTACGATCAGTCAAACGGCAGAGCCGAGAAAGGAGTTCATATTGTCAAACAGCTGCTTAAGgaggtgacagacagtaaatcagATCCTTCTTTAGCTCTGTTAAGTTACAGAGCTTCACCTGTGGAACATGGTGTGTCTCCTGCTGAACTTTTCTGAGCCACAAATTATGCACCATGcttcaaaagggaaaaaaaatcgagCTCttgaaaaagaggcaaaaagcaaatgatgacTTTCAGTGCATGACACTGTGAGAGCTGAAGATTCAAACACCTGGAAGATAAAGACACTGTTCTAAAGGAAGTAGGTCCAAGATCTTAAACAGTCAGGATGGAGGATGGACAAACCCTTAGGAGGAATCGTCAGTCTCTTCTGAAAACCAGAGAGACTCTGCAGGAGCAGACTAATGGAGGAGATACAGTCTGTGATTCATCATCTGATCCAGTTTACAATGTTACATCAGAACCAGCACCACTGCAAGACAACGCTGGTCCAGCTGAACATACATACTAACCTGTGTTGAgaagatccacacacactgtcaaaccacCTGACAGGCtgaatctgtaaaagaaaagagaaaaaaaatcatgaaacaggACACTGACATTGTCcatctgaaatggaatttgaGATGAATAGTTGAACTGacacttaacatttaaaaaaagagagagaaatgcacttatgtttgtttcttttggacatTCCTTTGgactttatttcagtttaatcgTATGCAAGGGttttgtgggagagaattctcagcctgggccagatatgagCGAGAATCCAGCCACACTGTTCACCtttataaaaaaagacagtcaaagtttcagagtctgatgcagtacaTGTTTATTGCATAAACTCAaagcagcatacaac containing:
- the LOC115820529 gene encoding NACHT, LRR and PYD domains-containing protein 12-like codes for the protein MSKSDDVLLRIIEGHKTTLKKKYECLYEGVALKESQTLLNSIYTELYITEGESEGVNEKHEVLQIETASRKWVSQDKPISCNDIFKPLSTSRTKEQKKALSSQEPKGDRQKPEIRTVLTKGIAGIGKTVSVQKFILDWAEGRTNQDIDFMLVLPFRELNLVKDEQFSLHGLLQEFHPELKDLDPKKYNDCKMLFIFDGFDESRLQLNIPEQLCDVTKTSSVNMLISNLIKGNLLPSALIWITSRPAAANQIPSQFISRVTEVQGFSDSQKEEYFRKRVSDESQANRIISHIKTSVSLHIMCHIPVFCWISATVLQEMLRQDNVKEIPKTLTEMYTHFLLIQTKMKKQKYEDKVERDSKNLLESSKEIFLKLAKLAFNQLLRGNVMFYEEDVRECGIDVSEATVYSGICTEIFKEESVLRQKKVYCFVHLSVQEFFAALYVFYCYVNRNMEALEYFLGRDARYYLSLDELLKKAVDKSLESKDGRLDLFVRFLHGVSLESNQKLLQGLLTHTHNNQRSIEEISRYIKELNKDGVPPERWINLLHCLTEMNDRSLHKEIQAFVKSENYTTELSLAHCTALAYMFLMSEEVLDEFDLKKYKTSDEGRRRLLPAVRCCRKALLRDYNLTQQSCETIASALKSVNCPLRELDLSNTGLQDSGVMMLCAALKNPNCQLEILRLALCKLTEQSCSSIASVLQSVNCPLRELDLSNNDLQDSGVKFLCVGLKNPHCKLEILRLAGCKLTEQSCSSIASVLQSVNCPLRELDLSNNDLQDSGVNFLCVGLKNPHCKLEILRLSGCLVTDEGCSSLASALSSNPSHLRELDLSYNHPGDSGVKRLSTQMNQHCRLNVDHGGEFRIKPGLRKYACDLTLDPNTAHTRLSLSEVNRKVTYVREKQSYPDHPERFDEYYQVMCRESLTGRCYWKTEWSGVNGPEISVTYKGIRRKGNSDDCLFGHNEKSWSLRCFGNSYFTRHNNQETVIPHDPSHTHRVGVYLDWSSGTVSFYSVSSDTHTLTHLHTFHCTFTEPLYAGFYVDYGSVSLCRTSGLSYFRRKSGGAQIRGATGCCHGKTTLF